A single genomic interval of Eurosta solidaginis isolate ZX-2024a chromosome 3, ASM4086904v1, whole genome shotgun sequence harbors:
- the MrgBP gene encoding MRG/MORF4L-binding protein isoform X1, producing MTVSREKASIVVVHPPSESEQIEWSAEEEIQLFFALEGLKPVGINKHFYMACIADRLSKNLQRDVPAEAIWAHLRTMYNLDVLDELEPLPFPNEEKEFSLPETEFSALLSKKRAESEETQQQQPQLNSIDSIGGPPSIIAVATDNTIKSSGGGDKTSTHKASSSNHHTKELDKKVTAKLTDIPKRTPKRTRGSMSLESNSSPSTTPPPVHSIKRRRI from the exons ATGACTGTGTCGCGGGAAAAGGCATCAATTGTAGTCGTGCACCCACCCAGCGAGAGTGAACAAATCGAATGGTCGGCCGAGGAAGAAATACAATTGTTTTTTGCATTGGAGGGCCTTAAGCCAGTTGGGATAAATAAACATTTCTATATGGCATGTATTGCTGatcgactttcaaagaatttaCAACGTGACGTACCAGCCGAAGCGATCTGGGCACATTTACGTACCATGTACAATTTGGATGTATTAGATGAATTGGAACCATTACCATTTCCAAATGAAGAAAAAGAATTCTCACTGCCGGAGACAGAGTTCTCAGCATTACTATCAAAGAAGCGGGCTGAGAGTGAAGAGACTCAGCAGCAACAACCACAGCTAAACAGCATCGATTCTATTGGTGGTCCGCCTTCTATTATAGCTGTTGCCACTGATAATACAATCAAGAGCAGCGGTGGGGGTG ATAAAACTTCAACGCACAAAGCCAGCTCATCTAATCATCATACTAAAGAGTTGGACAAAAAGGTAACAGCGAAGCTAACTGATATACCGAAGCGTACACCAAAGCGTACGCGTGGTTCGATGTCATTAGAATCGAATAGTAGCCCATCCACAACACCGCCACCAGTGCATAGCATCAAAAGGCGTcgcatttaa
- the MrgBP gene encoding MRG/MORF4L-binding protein isoform X2 → MTVSREKASIVVVHPPSESEQIEWSAEEEIQLFFALEGLKPVGINKHFYMACIADRLSKNLQRDVPAEAIWAHLRTMYNLDVLDELEPLPFPNEEKEFSLPETEFSALLSKKRAESEETQQQQPQLNSIDSIGGPPSIIAVATDNTIKSSGGDKTSTHKASSSNHHTKELDKKVTAKLTDIPKRTPKRTRGSMSLESNSSPSTTPPPVHSIKRRRI, encoded by the exons ATGACTGTGTCGCGGGAAAAGGCATCAATTGTAGTCGTGCACCCACCCAGCGAGAGTGAACAAATCGAATGGTCGGCCGAGGAAGAAATACAATTGTTTTTTGCATTGGAGGGCCTTAAGCCAGTTGGGATAAATAAACATTTCTATATGGCATGTATTGCTGatcgactttcaaagaatttaCAACGTGACGTACCAGCCGAAGCGATCTGGGCACATTTACGTACCATGTACAATTTGGATGTATTAGATGAATTGGAACCATTACCATTTCCAAATGAAGAAAAAGAATTCTCACTGCCGGAGACAGAGTTCTCAGCATTACTATCAAAGAAGCGGGCTGAGAGTGAAGAGACTCAGCAGCAACAACCACAGCTAAACAGCATCGATTCTATTGGTGGTCCGCCTTCTATTATAGCTGTTGCCACTGATAATACAATCAAGAGCAGCGGTGGGG ATAAAACTTCAACGCACAAAGCCAGCTCATCTAATCATCATACTAAAGAGTTGGACAAAAAGGTAACAGCGAAGCTAACTGATATACCGAAGCGTACACCAAAGCGTACGCGTGGTTCGATGTCATTAGAATCGAATAGTAGCCCATCCACAACACCGCCACCAGTGCATAGCATCAAAAGGCGTcgcatttaa